In one Tachysurus fulvidraco isolate hzauxx_2018 chromosome 16, HZAU_PFXX_2.0, whole genome shotgun sequence genomic region, the following are encoded:
- the ppp1r13bb gene encoding protein phosphatase 1, regulatory subunit 13Bb isoform X6 codes for MATRQQQQIEAQQQILVAKEQRLRYLKQQERRQQQSVSETEKLQRLKERVDSQEAKLKKIRAMRGQVDYSKVINGNLSAEIEHISGMFQEKQAELQAAVLRVDQLSQQLEELRRGRLNGLQGLGGHVTGTAALELRKLYQELQIRNKLNQEQNSKLQQQKELLNKRNMEVTLMDKRISELRDRLYKKKAEARQKENLPLNHANGPPSPQPTGGNTGRVAAVGPYIQVPVPSRQDTNYVVPPDPLKPQTLGMNTTANHARSKSDGVRKPSGPWKVSDLDIIVDPFPPSPPESGSGPGVSGTSCSTEGSDGVSSNDAGWPTLSKGNASLKPSDWKDSVGDIPSKTASPAGTPSEKVQDISKLGPAPPPPCKPQPPPYGTHTRAHPLSSINSGSTGSLDRRKDVPLCSVPTHSNIPPNPSAPPPTVWPRGGSSTGSSSQQIQQRISVPPSPTFQPSSPLFPPGERSDPPLAVAVRPFIPDRGSRPQSPRKGPPTMNSSSIYHMYLQQGVPKNYPLGKSSVKAVYGKPLLPSSSTPTSPLPFPGSGSFPMLPVPLADVVDGDLEIEGQAAVFPESPVPIVDHIPRPLSPTKLTPMVHSPMRFQSDAELEALRRKLANAPRPLKKRSSITEPEGPSGPNIQKLLYQRFNTLAGGIEGGIGGVGGGSGVTPFYQPTGTTVGEALADADNGNTSSETPALTLVSTEEVPSQDLHQGDANDNQPVQPASETEVSTALEPTTASEDNNNNIPAEPVATLPSPVPEASSPQEAGSSPAAPITEKRTNLKKPDSERTGHGFRVKFNPLALLLDASLEGEFDLVQRIIYEVENPSTPNDEGITPLHNSVCAGHHHIVKFLLDFGVNVNAADSDGWTPLHCAASCNSVHLCKLLVESGAAIFATTISDVETAADKCEEMEEGYIQCSQFLYGVQEKLGVMNKGVVYTLWDYEAQNADELSFQEGDAITILRRKDDTETDWWWAKLNDKEGFVPRNLLGLYPRIKPRQRSLA; via the exons CTGCAGAGATCGAGCACATCAGTGGAATGTTCCAAGAGAAGCAGGCAGAGCTTCAAGCTGCTGTGCTCAGGGTAGACCAGCTGAGTCAGCAGCTGGAAGAGTTGCGCAGAGGCAGACTTAACGGCCTGCAGGGCCTTGGGGGTCATGTCACCGGCACTGCTGCACTGGAGCTCCGCAAGCTTTACCAAGAACTACAG ATCCGTAACAAGCTGAACCAGGAGCAGAACAGTAAGCTACAGCAGCAGAAGGAGCTGCTGAACAAGCGCAATATGGAGGTGACGCTGATGGACAAGCGCATCAGTGAGCTCCGCGATCGCCTCTATAAGAAAAAAGCTGAGGCACGTCAAAAAGAGAACTTGCCT CTTAACCATGCAAATGGACCTCCTTCACCCCAGCCAACGGGAGGCAATACAGGCCGTGTGGCAGCAGTAGGGCCTTATATCCAGGTCCCGGTGCCATCACGCCAAGACACCAACTACGTAGTTCCACCAGATCCTCTTAAACCTCAGACACTAGGCATGAACACTACAGCTAACCATGCTCGCTCTAAATCAG ACGGAGTGAGAAAGCCTTCAGGCCCGTGGAAGGTCTCTGATTTAGACATCATAGTGGACCCGTTCCCACCGTCTCCTCCGGAGTCTGGCTCGGGCCCCGGGGTCTCCGGTACCTCCTGTTCTACAGAGGGGTCAGATGGAGTCTCTT CTAATGATGCAGGGTGGCCCACCCTCAGCAAAGGCAATGCATCTCTGAAGCCTTCAGACTGGAAAGATTCAGTAGGAGACATTCCCAGCAAAACAGCGTCTCCTGCTGGTACCCCATCAGAAAAG gtTCAGGACATAAGTAAACTAGGCCCAGctccacctcctccctgtaAGCCCCAGCCTCCTCCTTACGGCACCCACACCCGAGCCCACCCACTTTCGTCAATCAATTCTGGCTCCACTGGCTCCCTGGACCGGCGTAAAGATGTGCCACTGTGTTCTGTTCCAACCCACTCAAACATCCCCCCTAATCCCAGTGCTCCACCTCCAACTGTCTGGCCACGAGGTGgctcctccactggctcctCTTCACAGCAGATTCAGCAGCGCATCTCAGTCCCTCCCAGTCCCACCTTCCAGCCCAGCTCTCCACTTTTCCCCCCAGGAGAGAGGTCTGACCCCCCTCTGGCCGTGGCAGTGCGCCCCTTTATCCCAGACAGGGGTTCCAGACCACAGTCACCTAGGAAAGGCCCACCTACTATGAACTCAAGTTCCATTTATCACATGTACCTACAGCAGGGGGTGCCCAAGAATTACCCTCTTGGGAAGTCTTCTGTCAAAGCCG TTTATGGAAAGCCACTCTTGCCCTCCAGCTCTACTCCCACTTCTCCCCTGCCTTTCCCGGGCTCTGGGTCTTTCCCTATGCTACCAGTCCCTCTAGCCGATGTGGTAGATGGAGATCTGGAAATTGAAGGCCAGGCAGCTGTTTTCCCAGAATCCCCTGTACCCATCGTGGACCACATTCCTCGTCCACTCAGTCCCACCAAGCTTACACCCATGGTTCACTCGCCCATGCGTTTCCAGAGTGATGCTGAGCTCGAGGCCCTGCGCAGGAAGCTGGCCAATGCACCACGACCACTCAAAAAGCGCAGTTCCATCACAGAGCCTGAAGGACCAAGTGGGCCAAACATCCAGAAGCTCCTCTACCAGCGCTTCAACACTCTGGCTGGTGGAATAGAAGGAGGCATTGGAGGAGTGGGAGGAGGAAGTGGAGTCACTCCCTTCTACCAGCCTACAGGAACGACAGTGGGAGAGGCACTGGCTGATGCAGATAATGGGAATACATCTTCTGAAACACCAGCTTTGACTCTCGTGAGTACAGAGGAAGTGCCCTCGCAAGACTTACACCAAGGTGATGCCAATGATAACCAGCCAGTGCAGCCAGCAAGTGAAACAGAAGTCTCAACAGCACTGGAGCCGACAACAGCCTCggaagacaacaacaacaacatcccAGCAGAACCTGTGGCCACTCTACCTAGCCCTGTTCCTGAAGCCAGCTCACCACAGGAGGCAGGAAGCTCACCAGCCGCTCCAATTACG GAGAAGCGTACTAATCTAAAGAAGCCTGACTCGGAGAGGACAGGCCATGGTTTCAGAGTGAAGTTTAATCCATTGGCCCTGCTGCTGGATGCCTCACTTGAGGGCGAGTTTGACCTGGTGCAGCGGATCATCTATGAG GTGGAGAACCCCAGCACCCCGAACGATGAGGGCATCACACCCTTACACAATTCTGTGTGTGCCGGACACCACCACATTGTCAAGTTCCTGCTTGACTTTGGAGTTAATGTCAATGCAGCAGACAGTGATGGCTG GACACCCCTGCACTGTGCTGCCTCCTGCAACAGCGTTCACCTCTGCAAGCTGCTGGTAGAGTCCGGCGCTGCGATCTTTGCCACCACTATCAGTGATGTTGAAACAGCCGCAGACAAGTGTGAAGAAATGGAGGAGGGTTATATTCAGTGCTCACAATTCCTCTATG gtgtgcaGGAGAAACTGGGTGTGATGAATAAAGGGGTCGTGTACACTTTGTGGGACTACGAGGCTCAAAATGCAGACGAGCTGTCGTTCCAGGAGGGGGATGCCATCACCATCCTGCGCAGGAAAGATGATACAGAGACAGATTGGTGGTGGGCCAAACTTAATGACAAGGAAGGCTTCGTACCTCGTAACCTGCTTGGG TTGTACCCCAGAATAAAACCACGTCAGAGATCCTTGGCATAG
- the ckbb gene encoding creatine kinase, brain b: protein MPFGNTHNKMKMNYTAEQEFPDLSQHNNHMAKVLTPEMYANLRDKETSSGFTLDDVIQTGVDNPGHPFIMTVGCVAGDEETYEVFKELLDPVIEDRHGGYKPTDKHKTDMNPDNLQGGDDLDPNYVLSSRVRTGRSIRGFSLPPHCSRGERRAIENLAVEGLGSLDGEFKGTYYALKNMTDEEQQQLIDDHFLFDKPVSPLLLASGMARDWPDARGIWHNDDKTFLVWVNEEDHLRVISMQKGGNMKEVFNRFCTGLTKIESLFKEKGHEFMWNEHLGYVLTCPSNLGTGLRGGVHVKLPNLSKHEKFGEILKKLRLQKRGTGGVDTAAVGGIFDISNADRLGFSEVELVQMVVDGVKLLVEMEKRLEADQSIDDLMPEQK, encoded by the exons ATGCCTTTCGGGAACACCCACAACAAGATGAAGATGAACTACACGGCCGAGCAGGAGTTCCCAGACCTCAGCCAGCACAATAACCACATGGCCAAGGTGCTTACTCCGGAGATGTACGCAAACCTGCGGGACAAGGAAACCTCCAGCGGCTTCACACTGGACGACGTCATCCAAACCGGGGTTGATAATCCAG GCCATCCGTTCATCATGACTGTGGGCTGTGTTGCTGGTGACGAGGAAACATATGAGGTGTTTAAAGAACTTCTGGACCCAGTCATCGAAGACCGCCATGGAGGCTACAAGCCCACAGACAAGCACAAGACAGACATGAACCCAGACAACCTTCAG GGTGGAGATGACCTTGATCCCAACTATGTCTTGAGCTCCAGAGTAAGAACTGGCAGGAGCATCCGTGGCTTCTCCCTTCCCCCTCACTGCAGCCGTGGTGAAAGGCGTGCCATTGAAAATCTGGCTGTTGAAG GTTTGGGTAGTTTAGATGGTGAATTTAAAGGAACATACTATGCCCTGAAGAACATGACCGACGAGGAGCAACAGCAGCTGATTGAtgatcacttcctgtttgacAAACCAGTGTCCCCACTGCTGTTGGCCTCTGGTATGGCTCGTGATTGGCCTGATGCCAGGGGGATCTG GCACAATGATGATAAGACCTTCCTGGTCTGGGTGAACGAGGAAGACCACCTCCGTGTCATCTCCATGCAGAAGGGTGGCAACATGAAGGAAGTCTTCAATCGTTTCTGCACAGGGCTAACAAAG ATTGAGTCTCTCTTCAAAGAGAAAGGCCATGAGTTCATGTGGAATGAGCACCTGGGCTACGTACTCACCTGCCCATCTAACCTGGGGACAGGGCTGCGTGGTGGTGTCCATGTTAAACTTCCAAACCTGAGCAAACACGAGAAGTTTGGCGAGATCCTCAAGAAGCTGAGGCTTCAGAAACGTGGAACAG GTGGAGTAGATACTGCTGCAGTGGGTGGCATTTTTGACATCTCTAATGCTGACCGGCTGGGCTTCTCTGAGGTAGAGCTGGTACAGATGGTTGTAGATGGTGTCAAGCTTCTCGTTGAAATGGAGAAGCGTCTGGAAGCTGACCAATCAATTGATGACCTGATGCCTGAGCAGAAGTGA